One genomic region from Thunnus maccoyii chromosome 16, fThuMac1.1, whole genome shotgun sequence encodes:
- the noto gene encoding homeobox protein notochord — protein MRSLRRGPAFTSLLHLEQQLDSRKDLRHLLFSTFFKTSERMQVPNRPVGAYGYSVRNYAPASLYPQYQGSQCLSSTKPPSGKSFTIDALLAKPDDSTSGRTSPTQCGVKYQPAAQVLPLTGHMSLPIAPAPYVYSPNMLHSAVHTQPGYSVYCCPPFTYQSSCRGAFYAQASMSKVNAGLHSFKTKGGKSKRMRTSFTSEQLSRLEKEFARQQYMVGSERFLLASALQLTEAQVKVWFQNRRIKWRKQSLEQQQAKLAKLGLAAPPKSPGSQGHRDEGDDDEEFSDSSDVDIDVSDDSTDHC, from the exons ATGAGGAGTCTCCGCAGAGGACCAGCATTCACGTCTCTGCTGCACTTGGAGCAACAACTTGATTCCCGCAAAGACCTTCGACATCttcttttttccactttttttaaaacatctgaGAGAATGCAGGTACCGAACAGACCAGTCGGAGCTTATGGATACTCTGTGCGTAATTACGCACCAGCATCTCTGTACCCACAGTACCAGGGAAGCCAGTGCTTATCTTCAACGAAGCCTCCCAGTGGAAAATCTTTCACTATTGATGCTTTGCTCGCCAAGCCGGACGACTCAACCAGCGGCCGGACGAGTCCCACTCAGTGCGGAGTGAAATATCAACCAGCAGCACAGGTCCTCCCTCTCACCGGGCACATGAGCTTACCGATAGCACCAGCACCTTATGTCTACTCACCAAACATGTTGCACTCAGCGGTCCACACGCAACCTGGATACTCTGTCTACTGTTGCCCGCCTTTCACCTACCAGTCATCGTGCCGTGGAGCATTTTACGCACAAG CTTCGATGTCCAAAGTCAACGCAGGCCTTCATTCGTTCAAAACCAAAGGTGGGAAGTCCAAACGGATGCGCACCAGTTTCACCAGCGAGCAGCTGTCCCGGCTGGAGAAGGAGTTCGCACGGCAGCAGTACATGGTCGGATCGGAGAGGTTCCTCCTTGCCTCTGCTCTACAGCTGACAGAAGCTCAg GTCAAAGTCTGGTTCCAGAACCGACGCATCAAGTGGCGCAAACAGAgtctggagcagcagcaggccaAGCTGGCCAAACTGGGCCTGGCTGCTCCACCTAAAAGCCCCGGGTCCCAAGGCCACAGAGATGAAGGCGATGACGATGAGGAGTTCTCCGACTCATCAGACGTGGATATCGACGTGTCTGATGACTCCACTGACCACTGTTGA
- the emx1 gene encoding homeobox protein EMX1, which yields MMFSSAGKRCFTIESLVAKENPLTAEDPIRPTALSYSNPTTDALMNSYQAPPARSLYQSPDLVFPETVNHPSLTVAPHQLGGSHLQHPHFFGTQHRDPLNFYPWVLRNRFFGHRFQGNDVSQDSLLLHGPFARKPKRIRTAFSPSQLLRLERAFEKNHYVVGAERKQLANSLSLSETQVKVWFQNRRTKYKRQKLEEEGPESQQKKKGNHHINRWRIATKQASSEDIDVTSED from the exons ATGATGTTTTCGTCTGCAGGGAAGCGTTGCTTCACGATAGAGTCTCTGGTCGCCAAAGAGAACCCTCTAACCGCTGAGGATCCCATCCGTCCGACGGCTTTAAGTTACTCCAACCCGACGACAGACGCCTTAATGAACAGTTACCAGGCTCCGCCGGCCAGATCCCTCTACCAGAGCCCGGATCTAGTGTTCCCAGAGACGGTTAACCACCCCTCCCTCACCGTGGCTCCTCACCAGCTGGGAGGTTCCCACCTTCAACATCCGCACTTCTTCGGGACGCAACACCGAGACCCGCTGAACTTCTACCCGTGGGTCCTCAGGAACAGGTTTTTCGGACACAGATTTCAAG GTAATGATGTGTCCCAGGACAGCCTGCTCCTCCACGGTCCTTTTGCCAGGAAGCCCAAACGCATCCGGACCGCCTTCTCTCCGTCCCAGCTGCTCCGGCTGGAAAGAGCCTTCGAGAAGAACCACTATGTCGTCGGTGCCGAGAGGAAGCAGCTGGCGAACAGCTTGAGTTTATCTGAAACACAG GTGAAGGTGTGGTTCCAGAACAGACGGACCAAGTACAAGAGACagaagctggaggaggagggaccCGAGAgccagcagaagaagaagggcAACCACCACATCAACAGATGGCGCATCGCCACCAAGCAGGCCAGCTCCGAGGACATTGACGTGACCTCAGAGGACTAA
- the sfxn5a gene encoding sideroflexin-5a isoform X2, which produces MPFRMSGFIPFGTPVVVGLLLPNQTLMSTIFWQWLNQSHNACVNYSNRNASKPAPVSKFVQGYLGAVTSAVSIAVGLNVLIQRASRFSPTTRLLVQRFIPFPAVASANVCNVVLMRHSELSEGISVLDDNGNVVGTSKVAARHALLETALTRVVLPMPILVLPPMIMAALEKLPLLQRQRRLVLPVHSLVCLAAFGLALPLAISLFPQMSEISVSQLEPEIAMATHCKIVTYNKGL; this is translated from the exons ATGCCCTTTCGAATGTCAG GTTTTATTCCATTTGGCACACCTGTG GTTGTTGGCCTCCTTCTGCCAAATCAAACCTTGATGTCAACCATCTTCTGGCAG TGGTTAAACCAGAGTCACAACGCTTGTGTTAACTACAGCAACCGCAACGCCTCCAAG CCGGCTCCAGTTTCCAAATTCGTCCAGGGATACCTCGGAGCGGTGACCAGCGCAGTCTCGATTGCT GTGGGGCTGAATGTTTTAATCCAGAGAGCCAGCCGCTTCAGCCCAACCACCAGGCTTTTGGTGCAGAGATTCATCCCCTTCCCAGCAGTGG CGAGCGCAAACGTCTGCAACGTGGTGCTCATGAGACACTCCGAGCTGTCGGAGGGCATCAGCGTGCTCGACGACAACGGGAACGTGGTGGGAACATCGAAAGTGGCGGCCAGGCAT GCGCTTCTCGAGACGGCGCTGACCAGAGTGGTCCTGCCCATGCCGATCCTGGTGCTGCCTCCCATGATTATGGCTGCACTGGAAAA ACTTCCTCTCCTGCAGAGACAGCGCAGGCTTGTCCTGCCCGTCCACAGCCTGGTGTGCCTCGCTGCCTTCGGCCTGGCGCTGCCTCTCGCCATCAgcctctttccacagatgtcaGAG ATCAGCGTGAGTCAGCTAGAGCCGGAgatcgccatggcaacacattgtAAGATTGTGACATACAATAAAGGGCTTTAA
- the sfxn5a gene encoding sideroflexin-5a isoform X1, which translates to MSEYPTFLFGKSRFDQNTFFGRFRHFLDVIDPSTLFVTEKRLQECVELLDRFKQGTLPPGVTDAQLWQAQKIKQAIIHPDTGEKIFMPFRMSGFIPFGTPVVVGLLLPNQTLMSTIFWQWLNQSHNACVNYSNRNASKPAPVSKFVQGYLGAVTSAVSIAVGLNVLIQRASRFSPTTRLLVQRFIPFPAVASANVCNVVLMRHSELSEGISVLDDNGNVVGTSKVAARHALLETALTRVVLPMPILVLPPMIMAALEKLPLLQRQRRLVLPVHSLVCLAAFGLALPLAISLFPQMSEISVSQLEPEIAMATHCKIVTYNKGL; encoded by the exons aACACATTTTTTGGTCGGTTCAGACACTTCCTGGATGTGATTGACCCCAGCACCCTCTTCGTGACAGAG aAACGACTCCAGGAGTGTGTGGAGCTGCTTGACCGTTTCAAGCAAGGAACTCTGCCTCCAGGTGTGACAGATGCTCAG CTATGGCAGGCTCAGAAAATAAAGCAG GCCATCATCCACCCCGACACAGGGGAGAAGATCTTCATGCCCTTTCGAATGTCAG GTTTTATTCCATTTGGCACACCTGTG GTTGTTGGCCTCCTTCTGCCAAATCAAACCTTGATGTCAACCATCTTCTGGCAG TGGTTAAACCAGAGTCACAACGCTTGTGTTAACTACAGCAACCGCAACGCCTCCAAG CCGGCTCCAGTTTCCAAATTCGTCCAGGGATACCTCGGAGCGGTGACCAGCGCAGTCTCGATTGCT GTGGGGCTGAATGTTTTAATCCAGAGAGCCAGCCGCTTCAGCCCAACCACCAGGCTTTTGGTGCAGAGATTCATCCCCTTCCCAGCAGTGG CGAGCGCAAACGTCTGCAACGTGGTGCTCATGAGACACTCCGAGCTGTCGGAGGGCATCAGCGTGCTCGACGACAACGGGAACGTGGTGGGAACATCGAAAGTGGCGGCCAGGCAT GCGCTTCTCGAGACGGCGCTGACCAGAGTGGTCCTGCCCATGCCGATCCTGGTGCTGCCTCCCATGATTATGGCTGCACTGGAAAA ACTTCCTCTCCTGCAGAGACAGCGCAGGCTTGTCCTGCCCGTCCACAGCCTGGTGTGCCTCGCTGCCTTCGGCCTGGCGCTGCCTCTCGCCATCAgcctctttccacagatgtcaGAG ATCAGCGTGAGTCAGCTAGAGCCGGAgatcgccatggcaacacattgtAAGATTGTGACATACAATAAAGGGCTTTAA